Proteins co-encoded in one Arachis hypogaea cultivar Tifrunner chromosome 13, arahy.Tifrunner.gnm2.J5K5, whole genome shotgun sequence genomic window:
- the LOC112738128 gene encoding uncharacterized protein gives MADDSEQTKSIEYESDADGVSAPWWMARRIEASDDEDQEYSHDGLTEKCRPCFAHLHPPNESDGGGEGSPEWYQELGEKVVFEEELEEMSQGDEEELQETLHRVTMKKEKETTVRDDAYVPTHGSFYMHDDRFLSPRRRYRTRRGIVTGIKLWDNCTDEPRWKHDKFEDMKDNSPPKSNDQQQRKNQTKGQRYMKTNQFGSPDNYGNQNNQTLRIFKGRGPKKYKPIMKCNNLNSSSKDQIHEKLKESASTSSSSREYRASAKILPTNTSGETLHQTTSLLLLPGIHHGGLPCGTVDDHALITLTGYTPQYSVN, from the exons ATGGCGGACGATTCAGAGCAAACCAAATCGATTGAGTATGAGAGCGACGCCGATGGAGTCTCAGCGCCGTGGTGGATGGCACGGAGGATTGAAGCAAGTGACGATGAAGACCAAGAATACAGCCACGATGGGCTCACAGAAAAGTGCCGGCCGTGCTTTGCTCATCTTCATCCTCCAAATGAATCTGACGGCGGCGGCGAAGGTTCACCGGAGTGGTACCAAGAACTTGGAGAGAAAGTTGTTTTCGAAGAAGAGCTCGAAGAAATGAGCCAAGGAGATGAAGAAGAGCTTCAAGAAACTCTACATCGTGTGACTATGAAGAAAGAGAAGGAGACTACTGTTCGCGACGACGCTTACGTGCCTACGCATGGTTCGTTCTACATGCACGACGATCGCTTTCTAAGTCCCCGCCGCCGCTACCGCACGCGCAG GGGCATTGTCACTGGAATAAAATTGTGGGACAACTGCACAGATGAACCGAGGTGGAAGCATGACAAGTTTGAAGACATGAAA GATAATAGTCCTCCGAAGAGTAATGATCAACAACAAAGGAAGAACCAAACCAAGGGCCAGAGATACATGAAGACGAACCAATTTGGATCCCCTGACAATTATGGAAATCAGAATAATCAGACATTAAGAATTTTTAAAGGAAGAGGACCTAAAAAATATAAACCTATTATGAAATGCAATAATCTAAATTCTTCGTCCAAAGACCAAAT ACATGAGAAGCTCAAGGAAAGCGCTTCAACTTCTAGTTCTTCCAGAGAGTACCGTGCTTCAGCTAAGATTTTGCCAACAAACACATCCGGTGAAACACTACACCAAACTACTTCACTGTTATTACTGCCTG GTATCCATCATGGGGGCCTGCCTTGTGGTACTGTTGATGATCATGCTCTCATAACACTAACAGGATATACTCCTCAGTACAGTGTCAACTAG
- the LOC112733620 gene encoding protein FAR1-RELATED SEQUENCE 5-like, whose protein sequence is MEHNFVEPSCLVPVSFTGDLFDGESEQLDKAIECTKITELECNDTELVDELLDHSCLADNEIPRVGMRMTKQPINQSIHCNREDFRASRIKAPIRKNTMAGVGCRARIYAKFDREKHDWVLLKVELNHLHPCSTRKAVHYHENRELTMHAKCIIEVNDEAGIRPNKTFLALANEVGGPSNLGFSEKDVRNYISSRLRSTNVNADVKEMLNYFMQMKELNPNYFYAVNINEDNKFTSAVWVDARCRASYEYYGEVVSFDTTYSTNRHGFPFAAFIGVNHHGKSTLLGCALLGSEEIPSFEWVFTQWLKCMGMAPKGIITDQCKSMFGAIKKVLPNTRHQWCIWHITQKIHNKLGGYSRFKELNAELKHIIWNSKSVEDFEDH, encoded by the exons ATGGAGCACAATTTCGTTGAACCGAGTTGTCTCGTGCCAGTTTCTTTTACCGGTGATTTGTTCGACGGAGAAAGTGAACAGTTGGACAAG GCTATAGAATGTACGAAAATTACTGAGTTGGAATGTAATGACACGGAACTTGTTGATGAG TTACTAGACCATAGTTGCCTTGCTGACAATGAAATACCAAGAGTTGGGATGCG GATGACAAAGCAACCGATCAACCAATCTATCCATTGCAATCGGGAGGATTTCCGGGCGTCTCGTATCAAGGCACCCATACGGAAGAACACAATGGCAGGTGTGGGATGCAGAGCAAGAATATATGCAAAGTTCGATAGGGAAAAGCATGATTGGGTCTTGTTGAAGGTTGAACTAAATCACTTGCACCCGTGTTCAACTAGGAAGGCGGTGCACTACCACGAGAACAGGGAGTTAACAATGCATGCGAAGTGTATCATTGAGGTTAATGATGAGGCAGGCATTCGACCCAACAAGACCTTTCTAGCATTAGCCAATGAAGTTGGTGGGCCTTCGAACTTGGGCTTCTCAGAGAAGGACGTCAGGAATTACATTTCATCAAGACTCCGATCCACAAATGTAAACGCAGATGTCAAGGAGATGCTGAATTACTTCATGCAAATGAAGGAGTTGAATCCGAACTACTTTTACGCAGTGAATATAAATGAGGATAACAAGTTTACGAGTGCAGTTTGGGTGGATGCAAGGTGTAGGGCATCTTATGAATACTATGGAGAGGTGGTCTCATTTGATACTACATACAGCACGAACCG GCATGGATTTCCATTCGCTGCTTTCATTGGTGTGAACCACCATGGTAAATCTACTTTGCTAGGCTGCGCTCTGCTAGGCAGTGAGGAGATCCCGAGTTTTGAGTGGGTGTTCACACAATGGCTGAAGTGCATGGGAATGGCACCGAAGGGCATCATCACAGACCAATGCAAGTCTATGTTTGGTGCAATTAAGAAGGTCCTGCCCAATACACGACACCAGTGGTGCATATGGCATATAACACAAAAGATACACAACAAGCTTGGAGGTTATTCTAGGTTCAAAGAGTTGAATGCTGAGTTGAAACACATTATATGGAACTCTAAGTCGGTTGAGGATTTCGAGGATCATTAG